A region from the Aegilops tauschii subsp. strangulata cultivar AL8/78 chromosome 5, Aet v6.0, whole genome shotgun sequence genome encodes:
- the LOC109763818 gene encoding probable ion channel CASTOR isoform X1, whose amino-acid sequence MPLDPDHSPSPPPQPPHRDWFFPPAPPFLPSSSRSLAPRAPFPSTSRSYKPYSPADRRPLPAPRSRSRSPHPSPEQQSPQPPSAPRLRGWDPRYAGVRRGDAQAPAAAAAPPAAPQAVPERKSPPASALTLRWSGMLSAAAILLCFASLLHRNFSLHDQVHHLRGQLGAATAKLQSCIVVMDSSLDMSSVFSYQSNDEFVPSRSLKNFSLLLSLSALYAPIIILKYIDLLSRLRRSGGSEVAFNKRLAYRVDIFLSLHPYAKPLVLLVGTMLLIGLGGLALYGVTDDSLSDCLWLSWTFVADAGNHANAVGFGPKLVSVSISIGGMLVFAMMLGLVTDSISEKFDSLRKGRSEVIEQSHTLILGWSDKLGSLLNQICIANESLGGGTIVVMAERDKEEMEADIAKMEFDMKGTAVICRSGSPLILADLKKVSVSKARAIVVLAEEGNADQSDARALRIVLSLTGVKEGLRGHIVVELSDLDNEVLVKLVGGDLVETVVAHDVIGRLMIQCARQPGLAQIWEDILGFENCEFYIKRWPQLVGMQFEDVLISFPDAVPCGIKMASYGGKIILNPDDCYVLQEGDEVIVIAEDDDTYTPSPLPKVRRGYPPKDFVGPKSPERILFCGWRRDMEDMIMVLDAFLAPGSELWMFNDVPEIDRERKLIEGGLDFSRLENITLVHRDGNAVIRRHLESLPLESFDSILILADESVEDSAIQADSRSLATLLLIRDIQAKRLPYKEAIGSDGFRRSLSEGSWMGEMQQASDKSVIISEILDPRTKNLLYMSKISDYVLSNELVSMALAMVAEDRQINYVLEELFAEQGNELQIRQSDLYLREDEELNFFEVMLRARQRKEVVIGYRLEDAERAIINPPDKVSRRRWSPKDVFVAIAEKE is encoded by the exons ATGCCCCTGGACCCCGACCActccccgtcgccgccgccgcagccgccgcacCGCGACTGGTTcttcccgccggcgccgcccttcctcccctcctcctccagGTCCCTCGCCCCCAGGGCCCCCTTCCCCTCCACCTCCCGCTCCTACAAGCCCTACTCGCCCGCCGACCGCCGCCCGCTCCCGGCCCCCCGCTCCCGCTCCCGCTCCCCGCACCCCTCGCCGGAGCAGCAGTCGCCGCAGCCCCCCTCCGCGCCGCGCCTCCGCGGGTGGGACCCCCGGTACGCGGGCGTCCGCCGCGGCGATGCGCAGGCGCCCGCAGCTGCAGCCGCGCCGCCGGCCGCCCCGCAGGCGGTGCCCGAGAGGAAGTCGCCCCCGGCGTCGGCGCTCACCCTCCGGTGGTCCGGGATGCTCTCCGCAGCG GCCATTCTGCTCTGCTTCGCCTCCCTCCTCCACAGGAACTTCTCCCTGCACGACCAGGTCCACCATTTGCGG GGACAGCTTGGCGCGGCCACCGCGAAGTTGCAGTCATGTATCGTCGTCATGGACTCGTCTCTGGACATGAGCAGTGTGTTTTCGTACCAGAGCAACGACGAGTTTGTGCCCAGCAGAAGCCTGAAGAATTTCTCCCTGCTGCTCTCGCTGTCCGCGCTGTATGCGCCGATAATTATTCTCAAGTACATAGACCTTTTGTCCAGGCTGAGGAGATCGGGAGGCTCCGAGGTTGCCTTCAACAAGCGGTTGGCGTACAGAGTAGATATATTTTTGTCACTCCATCCGTACGCTAAACCCTTGGTTCTTCTTGTCGGTACAATGTTGCTTATCGGTCTTGGTGGGCTCGCTCTTTATGGGGTTACTGATGATAGCTTGTCGGATTGCCTCTGGTTATCGTGGACCTTTGTCGCTGATGCGGGGAATCATGCAAATGCCGTGGGCTTTGGTCCTAAGTTGGTTTCAGTTTCAATCAGTATTGGTGGGATGTTGGTTTTCGCCATGATGCTTGGTCTTGTGACTGATTCAATCTcagagaagtttgattctttgaGGAAAGGAAGGAGCGAGGTCATAGAGCAGAGTCACACTCTGATCCTCGGGTGGAGCGACAAGTTG GGATCTTTACTGAACCAAATATGTATTGCTAACGAAAGTTTGGGAGGAGGGACTATCGTAGTGATGGCCGAGAGAGACAAAGAGGAAATGGAAGCAGATATTGCTAAAATGGAGTTTGATATGAAAGGAACGGCTGTAATATGTAGAAGTGGAAGCCCTTTGATTCTGGCTGACTTGAAAAAG GTCTCAGTTTCTAAGGCGCGTGCAATTGTGGTTTTAGCTGAAGAAGGAAATGCTGACCAG AGTGATGCCCGAGCACTGCGAATAGTCTTGAGTTTAACTGGAGTTAAAGAAGGGCTAAGAGGTCACATTGTAGTTGAGCTTAGTGATCTTGACAATGAAGTGCTAGTCAAACTTGTTGGTGGAGACCTTGTGGAAACTGTTGTTGCACATGATGTGATAGGTCGGTTGATGATACAATGCGCGCGTCAGCCGGGCCTTGCTCAG ATATGGGAAGATATCCTTGGCTTTGAGAACTGCGAGTTCTACATTAAAAGATGGCCTCAGTTGGTCGGAATGCAATTTGAAGATGTGCTGATTAGTTTTCCTGATGCTGTTCCATGTGGAATAAAGATGGCATCTTACGGGGGCAAGATTATTTTAAATCCTGATGATTGTTATGTCTTGCAAGAGGGTGATGAGGTGATAGTAATTGCAGAGGATGATGATACATATACCCCATCACCGTTACCCAAG GTTAGGAGAGGCTACCCGCCTAAAGATTTTGTTGGTCCAAAGTCTCCAGAAAGAATATTATTTTGTGGTTGGCGACGTGATATGGAAGATATGATAATG GTACTGGATGCTTTCCTAGCTCCAGGGTCAGAGTTGTGGATGTTCAATGATGTCCCTGAGATAGATAGAGAAAGAAAGCTAATTGAGGGAGGTCTGGACTTTAGTCGTCTAGAAAATATTACGTTGGTTCATCGAGATGGAAATGCTGTTATTCGCCGTCACTTGGAGAGCCTCCCTTTAGAGTCGTTTGATTCT atattgattTTGGCAGATGAATCTGTAGAAGATTCAGCAATCCAAGCTGATTCGAGGTCTCTTGCAACGCTACTGCTGATCAGAGATATTCAG GCAAAACGGCTTCCATACAAGGAAGCGATTGGTTCAGATGGTTTCCGAAGAAGCTTATCGGAAGGTTCTTGGATGGGAGAGATGCAACAAGCATCTGATAAATCTGTTATTATCAGTGAGATATTGGATCCTAGGACTAAGAATTTATTATACATGTCAAAAATAAGTGACTATGTTCTTTCAAATGAACTCGTGAGCATGGCATTGGCAATGGTTGCAGAGGATCGCCAAATAAATTACGTCTTGGAGGAGCTCTTTGCTGAACAG
- the LOC109763818 gene encoding probable ion channel CASTOR isoform X2 produces the protein MPLDPDHSPSPPPQPPHRDWFFPPAPPFLPSSSRSLAPRAPFPSTSRSYKPYSPADRRPLPAPRSRSRSPHPSPEQQSPQPPSAPRLRGWDPRYAGVRRGDAQAPAAAAAPPAAPQAVPERKSPPASALTLRWSGMLSAAAILLCFASLLHRNFSLHDQVHHLRGQLGAATAKLQSCIVVMDSSLDMSSVFSYQSNDEFVPSRSLKNFSLLLSLSALYAPIIILKYIDLLSRLRRSGGSEVAFNKRLAYRVDIFLSLHPYAKPLVLLVGTMLLIGLGGLALYGVTDDSLSDCLWLSWTFVADAGNHANAVGFGPKLVSVSISIGGMLVFAMMLGLVTDSISEKFDSLRKGRSEVIEQSHTLILGWSDKLGSLLNQICIANESLGGGTIVVMAERDKEEMEADIAKMEFDMKGTAVICRSGSPLILADLKKVSVSKARAIVVLAEEGNADQSDARALRIVLSLTGVKEGLRGHIVVELSDLDNEVLVKLVGGDLVETVVAHDVIGRLMIQCARQPGLAQIWEDILGFENCEFYIKRWPQLVGMQFEDVLISFPDAVPCGIKMASYGGKIILNPDDCYVLQEGDEVIVIAEDDDTYTPSPLPKVKEAVYIDIVRHERNSQKILLCGMRRDIDDMIVVLDAFLAPGSELWMFNDVPEIDRERKLIEGGLDFSRLENITLVHRDGNAVIRRHLESLPLESFDSILILADESVEDSAIQADSRSLATLLLIRDIQAKRLPYKEAIGSDGFRRSLSEGSWMGEMQQASDKSVIISEILDPRTKNLLYMSKISDYVLSNELVSMALAMVAEDRQINYVLEELFAEQGNELQIRQSDLYLREDEELNFFEVMLRARQRKEVVIGYRLEDAERAIINPPDKVSRRRWSPKDVFVAIAEKE, from the exons ATGCCCCTGGACCCCGACCActccccgtcgccgccgccgcagccgccgcacCGCGACTGGTTcttcccgccggcgccgcccttcctcccctcctcctccagGTCCCTCGCCCCCAGGGCCCCCTTCCCCTCCACCTCCCGCTCCTACAAGCCCTACTCGCCCGCCGACCGCCGCCCGCTCCCGGCCCCCCGCTCCCGCTCCCGCTCCCCGCACCCCTCGCCGGAGCAGCAGTCGCCGCAGCCCCCCTCCGCGCCGCGCCTCCGCGGGTGGGACCCCCGGTACGCGGGCGTCCGCCGCGGCGATGCGCAGGCGCCCGCAGCTGCAGCCGCGCCGCCGGCCGCCCCGCAGGCGGTGCCCGAGAGGAAGTCGCCCCCGGCGTCGGCGCTCACCCTCCGGTGGTCCGGGATGCTCTCCGCAGCG GCCATTCTGCTCTGCTTCGCCTCCCTCCTCCACAGGAACTTCTCCCTGCACGACCAGGTCCACCATTTGCGG GGACAGCTTGGCGCGGCCACCGCGAAGTTGCAGTCATGTATCGTCGTCATGGACTCGTCTCTGGACATGAGCAGTGTGTTTTCGTACCAGAGCAACGACGAGTTTGTGCCCAGCAGAAGCCTGAAGAATTTCTCCCTGCTGCTCTCGCTGTCCGCGCTGTATGCGCCGATAATTATTCTCAAGTACATAGACCTTTTGTCCAGGCTGAGGAGATCGGGAGGCTCCGAGGTTGCCTTCAACAAGCGGTTGGCGTACAGAGTAGATATATTTTTGTCACTCCATCCGTACGCTAAACCCTTGGTTCTTCTTGTCGGTACAATGTTGCTTATCGGTCTTGGTGGGCTCGCTCTTTATGGGGTTACTGATGATAGCTTGTCGGATTGCCTCTGGTTATCGTGGACCTTTGTCGCTGATGCGGGGAATCATGCAAATGCCGTGGGCTTTGGTCCTAAGTTGGTTTCAGTTTCAATCAGTATTGGTGGGATGTTGGTTTTCGCCATGATGCTTGGTCTTGTGACTGATTCAATCTcagagaagtttgattctttgaGGAAAGGAAGGAGCGAGGTCATAGAGCAGAGTCACACTCTGATCCTCGGGTGGAGCGACAAGTTG GGATCTTTACTGAACCAAATATGTATTGCTAACGAAAGTTTGGGAGGAGGGACTATCGTAGTGATGGCCGAGAGAGACAAAGAGGAAATGGAAGCAGATATTGCTAAAATGGAGTTTGATATGAAAGGAACGGCTGTAATATGTAGAAGTGGAAGCCCTTTGATTCTGGCTGACTTGAAAAAG GTCTCAGTTTCTAAGGCGCGTGCAATTGTGGTTTTAGCTGAAGAAGGAAATGCTGACCAG AGTGATGCCCGAGCACTGCGAATAGTCTTGAGTTTAACTGGAGTTAAAGAAGGGCTAAGAGGTCACATTGTAGTTGAGCTTAGTGATCTTGACAATGAAGTGCTAGTCAAACTTGTTGGTGGAGACCTTGTGGAAACTGTTGTTGCACATGATGTGATAGGTCGGTTGATGATACAATGCGCGCGTCAGCCGGGCCTTGCTCAG ATATGGGAAGATATCCTTGGCTTTGAGAACTGCGAGTTCTACATTAAAAGATGGCCTCAGTTGGTCGGAATGCAATTTGAAGATGTGCTGATTAGTTTTCCTGATGCTGTTCCATGTGGAATAAAGATGGCATCTTACGGGGGCAAGATTATTTTAAATCCTGATGATTGTTATGTCTTGCAAGAGGGTGATGAGGTGATAGTAATTGCAGAGGATGATGATACATATACCCCATCACCGTTACCCAAG GTTAAAGAAGCTGTTTACATAGACATTGTTCGCCATGAAAGAAACTCCCAGAAGATTCTTCTTTGTGGAATGCGACGGGATATAGATGATATGATTGTG GTACTGGATGCTTTCCTAGCTCCAGGGTCAGAGTTGTGGATGTTCAATGATGTCCCTGAGATAGATAGAGAAAGAAAGCTAATTGAGGGAGGTCTGGACTTTAGTCGTCTAGAAAATATTACGTTGGTTCATCGAGATGGAAATGCTGTTATTCGCCGTCACTTGGAGAGCCTCCCTTTAGAGTCGTTTGATTCT atattgattTTGGCAGATGAATCTGTAGAAGATTCAGCAATCCAAGCTGATTCGAGGTCTCTTGCAACGCTACTGCTGATCAGAGATATTCAG GCAAAACGGCTTCCATACAAGGAAGCGATTGGTTCAGATGGTTTCCGAAGAAGCTTATCGGAAGGTTCTTGGATGGGAGAGATGCAACAAGCATCTGATAAATCTGTTATTATCAGTGAGATATTGGATCCTAGGACTAAGAATTTATTATACATGTCAAAAATAAGTGACTATGTTCTTTCAAATGAACTCGTGAGCATGGCATTGGCAATGGTTGCAGAGGATCGCCAAATAAATTACGTCTTGGAGGAGCTCTTTGCTGAACAG